One window of Streptomyces sp. FIT100 genomic DNA carries:
- the sepH gene encoding septation protein SepH, with product MPELRVVAVSNDGTRLVLKAADSTEYTLPIDERLRAAVRNDRARLGQIEIEVESHLRPRDIQARIRAGASAEEVAQLAGIPVDRVRRFEGPVLAERAFMAERARKTPVRRPGENAGPQLGEAVQERLLLRGAEKDTVQWDSWRRDDGTWEVLLVYRVAGEPHSASWTYDPPRRLVQAVDDEARALIGETDDAIAVAQEPSFPFVPRIARLPRDRPLDRAALPAPAPPPAAETDESERDSLTSLLEAVPSFRGDMVVPERPAPVDPPATSEPAQEPDAEEPPAPAASAGAGSAYADVLMPRSVSGHRDRLVGTTDRQAEADGVRPGRRAAVPSWDEIVFGTRRKKQD from the coding sequence ATGCCCGAACTGCGTGTCGTGGCCGTCTCCAACGACGGCACACGACTGGTGCTGAAGGCTGCGGACAGCACGGAGTACACGCTTCCGATTGACGAGCGGCTGCGCGCTGCCGTGCGCAATGACCGTGCCCGCCTCGGCCAGATCGAGATCGAGGTGGAGAGCCACCTCCGCCCCCGCGACATCCAGGCACGTATACGGGCAGGCGCCTCCGCCGAGGAGGTCGCGCAGCTCGCCGGGATCCCCGTCGACCGGGTGCGGCGCTTCGAGGGCCCGGTGCTCGCGGAGCGGGCGTTCATGGCCGAGCGTGCGCGCAAGACTCCCGTACGGCGCCCCGGCGAGAACGCGGGCCCGCAGCTCGGCGAGGCGGTGCAGGAGCGGCTGCTGCTGCGCGGCGCCGAGAAGGACACCGTCCAGTGGGACTCCTGGCGCCGCGACGACGGCACCTGGGAGGTACTGCTGGTCTACCGGGTGGCGGGCGAGCCGCACTCGGCGAGCTGGACGTACGACCCGCCGCGGCGGCTCGTGCAGGCCGTCGACGACGAGGCACGCGCGCTGATCGGTGAGACCGACGACGCCATCGCCGTCGCGCAGGAGCCGAGCTTCCCGTTCGTTCCGAGGATCGCGCGGCTGCCGCGCGACCGCCCGCTCGACCGGGCGGCCCTGCCGGCGCCCGCCCCGCCTCCGGCTGCGGAGACCGACGAGAGCGAGCGGGACTCGCTGACCAGCCTGCTGGAGGCGGTGCCGAGCTTCCGTGGCGACATGGTCGTCCCGGAGCGGCCCGCTCCGGTGGACCCGCCGGCCACCTCCGAGCCGGCGCAGGAGCCCGACGCCGAGGAGCCCCCGGCCCCTGCGGCATCGGCGGGCGCCGGATCCGCGTACGCCGATGTCCTCATGCCGCGCTCGGTCAGCGGCCACCGCGACCGGCTCGTCGGCACGACGGACCGCCAGGCCGAGGCGGACGGGGTGCGGCCCGGGCGGCGTGCGGCGGTGCCGAGCTGGGACGA